One stretch of Armatimonadota bacterium DNA includes these proteins:
- a CDS encoding Holliday junction branch migration protein RuvA: protein MISYIRGSIALRGDSEVIIWSGGIGYEVMAPATVMQALIKKSEDERRDVTLVTYHYYENNQSRMVPRLIGFTNEVEREFFELFITVANMGPKTAVRALTRSFHSVAEAVEAGDHKALSTLPGIGEKKARQIIATLQGKAGKFALLQDEDIAAELIPKDDIETDAVEVLLQLGYKRVEAQSMVKRALESAKPKSSEELIQTIYELKLMK, encoded by the coding sequence ATGATCTCGTATATCCGAGGAAGTATCGCTCTGCGAGGTGACAGCGAAGTCATCATCTGGTCGGGAGGCATCGGGTATGAGGTCATGGCGCCGGCGACGGTCATGCAGGCCCTCATCAAGAAGAGCGAAGACGAGCGCCGCGACGTTACGCTGGTCACCTATCACTACTATGAGAACAACCAATCGCGGATGGTTCCGCGCCTGATCGGCTTCACCAACGAGGTCGAACGCGAGTTCTTCGAGCTGTTCATTACGGTCGCCAATATGGGTCCCAAGACAGCGGTGCGCGCCCTCACGAGGTCGTTCCATTCGGTCGCGGAGGCCGTCGAGGCGGGCGACCACAAAGCGCTCTCGACGCTCCCAGGCATCGGCGAGAAGAAGGCGAGGCAGATCATCGCCACTCTCCAGGGCAAGGCGGGCAAGTTTGCGCTGCTCCAGGATGAGGATATCGCCGCCGAGCTGATCCCGAAGGATGACATCGAGACCGATGCAGTCGAAGTGCTTCTCCAACTCGGTTACAAGCGGGTAGAGGCTCAGTCGATGGTCAAGCGGGCGCTCGAATCGGCCAAGCCGAAGTCGTCCGAGGAGCTGATCCAGACGATCTACGAGCTGAAGCTGATGAAGTAG
- the lptC gene encoding LPS export ABC transporter periplasmic protein LptC: protein MPDNRVGTLSRLILIAFFVALIPAGCARKPSKSPEVRPPVKQTEAEQERRKIDAKFEGARVTWDDDKGNRLWEAGFESATAAATEGASSTVELTNVKASLYEDGKVVSSMVAPRVVADSGKKQVRAFGGVKVTSLLDGTTATAEEMLWKPNENTISGRGDVIMRKGNMTVRAQDITADTALRRARLSKAEAIL from the coding sequence ATGCCTGACAATCGAGTCGGGACGCTCTCCCGGCTTATCCTGATAGCCTTCTTCGTAGCGTTGATTCCCGCCGGATGCGCGCGCAAGCCGTCGAAGTCTCCTGAGGTGAGACCGCCCGTCAAACAGACGGAAGCGGAGCAGGAGCGGCGGAAGATCGACGCGAAGTTTGAAGGGGCCCGCGTGACCTGGGACGACGACAAGGGCAACCGCCTGTGGGAGGCCGGATTCGAATCAGCGACCGCCGCCGCGACGGAAGGCGCATCTTCTACCGTGGAACTGACGAACGTGAAGGCGAGCCTCTACGAGGACGGCAAGGTCGTCAGCAGCATGGTTGCGCCCAGAGTCGTTGCGGACAGCGGCAAGAAGCAGGTCCGGGCATTCGGCGGAGTCAAGGTTACATCGCTGCTTGACGGAACCACCGCGACGGCCGAGGAGATGCTGTGGAAACCGAACGAGAACACTATCTCCGGCAGGGGCGACGTCATCATGCGGAAGGGCAACATGACCGTCCGGGCGCAGGACATCACCGCCGACACCGCCCTCAGGAGGGCAAGACTCAGCAAGGCGGAGGCCATCCTATGA
- the ruvC gene encoding crossover junction endodeoxyribonuclease RuvC, which translates to MCDSLTRNAGRKVAVERDNQLRILGVDPGLVTTGYGIIEAVGDEPVLLEGGVIRASAKLPIEQRLSTIFHGIQELITEFRPDALSLEEVYTHYERPRVAVLMGHARGVICLAAGVNQVPVFSYAPTHVKSSLTGNGRASKEQVGRMVGMRLRLKSVPDPFDVTDALAIALCHLVRRGRLQT; encoded by the coding sequence ATGTGCGATTCTCTGACTCGGAACGCGGGGCGCAAAGTGGCGGTCGAGCGAGACAACCAGCTGCGGATTCTCGGCGTTGACCCCGGCCTGGTCACCACCGGCTACGGAATCATCGAGGCGGTTGGGGACGAACCCGTCCTGCTGGAGGGCGGCGTCATTCGCGCATCCGCGAAGCTTCCGATCGAGCAACGGCTCTCGACCATTTTCCACGGCATCCAGGAGTTGATCACGGAGTTCCGACCGGACGCGCTCTCGCTCGAAGAGGTCTATACCCATTACGAGAGGCCTCGCGTCGCCGTGCTCATGGGCCATGCCCGAGGGGTGATCTGTCTGGCCGCGGGAGTCAACCAGGTCCCGGTTTTCAGCTACGCTCCGACGCACGTCAAGAGTTCGCTTACGGGAAACGGCCGCGCGAGCAAGGAGCAGGTGGGCCGTATGGTGGGGATGCGACTCAGACTGAAGAGCGTCCCCGATCCGTTCGATGTCACCGATGCGCTTGCGATCGCGCTCTGTCATCTTGTAAGGCGGGGGAGACTGCAGACATGA